One genomic window of Dehalococcoidia bacterium includes the following:
- a CDS encoding acyl-CoA/acyl-ACP dehydrogenase encodes MDLSLTEEQELLRNTARDFMQRECSKEALLEFDETEMGCSEEAWQKASEIGWLGMLVPEQYGGAGSSLTDVAVVYEQLGSGPLTGPFFSSGVLGALIVAEAGTDEQKQRWLPNIAGGREIVSLALTEPDYGWESSSIQMRAQPTDSGYSLSGTKLFVHDAAAATTLICAVRGRGEEGVTLLMVDARSPGLSTRLLSGFMGWVGEVTFENVEVPADAVLGEVGGGWQPMQRAFDKAIPILCAYKVGGAQSVFDMTLDYSRTRIQFGTPIGRFQRVQDHIVEMVNHLDSSRWTTYEALWKLDSGRPDPTSVHLAKAVASEGYYQGCNHSHEVHAGIGVVREYGLTLHTKMSRTLYHYLGDPRFHRRRIGETLGI; translated from the coding sequence ATGGACCTATCCTTAACAGAAGAGCAGGAACTTCTCAGGAACACTGCCCGGGACTTCATGCAGCGCGAGTGCTCGAAAGAGGCTCTGCTGGAGTTCGACGAGACCGAAATGGGCTGCTCCGAGGAAGCGTGGCAGAAGGCATCCGAAATCGGATGGCTCGGTATGCTTGTTCCCGAGCAGTACGGCGGTGCGGGCAGCTCTTTGACTGACGTGGCAGTCGTATATGAGCAGCTTGGCTCTGGGCCGCTGACCGGACCGTTCTTCTCGTCGGGAGTACTCGGGGCCCTGATCGTAGCCGAGGCCGGTACAGACGAACAGAAGCAGCGATGGTTGCCGAACATAGCAGGCGGGCGCGAAATCGTCTCCCTCGCGCTGACCGAGCCAGACTATGGCTGGGAGTCGAGCAGCATCCAGATGCGCGCTCAGCCGACCGACTCGGGTTACTCTCTCAGCGGTACCAAGCTGTTCGTCCATGATGCGGCGGCGGCAACGACCCTCATCTGCGCGGTCCGTGGGCGAGGCGAAGAGGGCGTCACCCTTCTGATGGTGGACGCACGCTCGCCCGGCCTCTCGACAAGGCTGCTCTCAGGATTCATGGGCTGGGTAGGGGAGGTCACCTTCGAGAACGTCGAGGTCCCGGCAGACGCCGTCCTCGGCGAGGTCGGAGGTGGATGGCAACCAATGCAGAGGGCGTTCGATAAAGCAATTCCAATACTCTGTGCCTACAAGGTTGGGGGAGCCCAGTCGGTGTTCGACATGACCCTCGACTACTCGCGCACACGCATCCAGTTCGGCACACCGATCGGCAGGTTCCAGCGTGTCCAGGACCACATTGTCGAGATGGTCAACCACCTCGACTCATCGCGATGGACCACCTACGAGGCACTCTGGAAGCTCGACAGCGGGCGTCCGGATCCCACCAGCGTCCATCTGGCCAAGGCCGTTGCTTCGGAAGGCTACTACCAGGGTTGCAACCACTCCCACGAGGTCCACGCAGGCATCGGAGTCGTGCGTGAGTACGGTCTGACGCTTCACACGAAGATGTCACGCACCCTCTACCACTACCTCGGAGACCCGCGGTTCCACCGTCGTCGAATAGGGGAGACCCTGGGAATCTAG
- a CDS encoding acyl-CoA dehydrogenase family protein: protein MDFEPRYTPEQQEFRQQVKDWLEENVPEGLEYPADSMDLSYQGYLKLRDLGRRLGSQGWLWPTAPTEYGGGGLSIDHAIVIEEELDQYDLSLPPYYDSGGRLGGASVLVWGSEEQKEHFLPPIFKGEVRTWQLLTEPGAGSDLAGVQMSAVRDGDDFVLNGQKVYVGSSHGAEMLWTIARSDPDGDRHQNLSWFMIPTETEGITIQPMGLLITSGEGGAGTGEKNTIFFDDVRVPAFNLIGGENNGWQVATTHLELEHGSGGTIRRNRLVDRLFEYAANLKQDGRQLTQDPEIRELLVDVFVEAEISRLFGLRNYWMRHAGQKLAHEGPQHSLYRKQSGLRSAEAMLKVLGPYALTDDPKWDQSEGHMEVFQRSSIVAMHPGGTAEIQKVIMARRLGIGRQVREQAGRLA, encoded by the coding sequence ATGGACTTCGAGCCTCGATATACCCCCGAGCAGCAGGAGTTTAGGCAACAGGTCAAGGACTGGCTGGAAGAAAATGTGCCCGAAGGCCTCGAGTACCCTGCTGACTCGATGGACCTTAGCTACCAGGGCTACCTGAAGCTGCGTGACCTCGGACGAAGGCTGGGCTCCCAGGGGTGGCTGTGGCCTACCGCTCCGACGGAGTACGGCGGCGGGGGACTCTCCATAGACCACGCTATCGTGATCGAGGAGGAACTCGACCAGTACGACCTCTCGCTGCCGCCCTACTACGACAGTGGGGGACGGCTCGGCGGCGCGAGCGTTCTCGTCTGGGGATCAGAGGAGCAGAAGGAGCACTTCCTCCCACCGATCTTCAAGGGCGAGGTCCGCACATGGCAGCTCCTCACCGAGCCGGGGGCAGGCTCCGATCTGGCTGGAGTCCAGATGAGCGCGGTGAGAGACGGGGACGACTTCGTACTCAACGGCCAGAAGGTGTACGTCGGCAGCTCGCACGGCGCAGAGATGCTCTGGACGATCGCACGCAGCGACCCGGACGGAGACCGCCACCAGAACCTCAGCTGGTTCATGATCCCAACAGAAACCGAAGGCATCACGATCCAGCCAATGGGCCTGCTCATCACCAGCGGCGAGGGCGGGGCCGGTACTGGCGAGAAGAACACGATCTTCTTCGATGACGTTCGCGTACCCGCGTTCAACCTGATCGGCGGCGAGAACAACGGCTGGCAGGTCGCGACCACTCACCTAGAACTCGAGCACGGCTCCGGCGGCACAATCCGCAGAAACCGCCTGGTCGACAGGCTCTTCGAGTACGCTGCCAATCTCAAGCAGGACGGCAGGCAGCTAACCCAGGACCCCGAGATACGCGAGCTTCTGGTCGACGTGTTCGTGGAGGCCGAAATCTCGCGCCTGTTCGGGCTGCGCAACTACTGGATGCGTCACGCGGGTCAGAAGCTGGCCCACGAGGGTCCTCAACACTCGCTATACAGGAAGCAGTCAGGTCTCAGGTCTGCTGAGGCCATGCTCAAGGTACTCGGGCCATACGCCCTGACTGACGATCCCAAATGGGACCAGTCCGAAGGCCACATGGAGGTCTTCCAGCGCTCCAGCATCGTCGCAATGCACCCCGGTGGTACGGCTGAGATACAAAAGGTCATCATGGCCCGCCGACTCGGCATCGGCCGACAGGTAAGAGAGCAGGCCGGCAGGCTGGCGTAG
- a CDS encoding SulP family inorganic anion transporter, translating to MNLLKFNFSYDLQTFRGDVFGGITAAVVGLPVALAFGVASGLGALAGIYGAIAVGFLAAVFGGTRSQISGPTGPMSVAMAVIVTAHADSLAKAFTIVIMAGTIQILLGVLRIGRFVSYTPYSVISGFMSGIGIIIILIQILPFLGESVATGGPMGTLRALPDAVNDINYGALVIAVATLVVGIIWPSRLRKFLPPTLVALVAGTLLGVLWLKGTPVIGDVPTGLPAFRLPDFSIGVLASAVQPALTIALLGSIDSLLTSLVADSMTRTRHNPDKELVGQGIGNVAAGFIWGLPGAGATLGTVVNIRAGGSTQISGAIRAIILLALVLGLGKYVESIPHAALAGILMKVGWDIFDWRFLTRIRHVQREHLLVMFITLFLTVFLDLITAVAIGLIAAGLANARQFERLELDSVISVPILDQTFFGLDDSDDLDPFSAQVGLIALRGSFTVASSNKLINTISEDIREHELVILDFSDSVYVDDSAALVVEQMIDSAIAQDTECIVVGLSGEPSETIHALNVLHSLPENHDVATLDEAREIAREILKI from the coding sequence TTGAATCTTCTAAAGTTTAACTTCAGCTACGATCTCCAAACGTTCCGAGGGGATGTCTTTGGAGGCATCACAGCAGCGGTAGTCGGTCTTCCGGTAGCGCTCGCCTTTGGCGTAGCGTCCGGACTGGGAGCACTTGCCGGCATCTACGGCGCAATTGCCGTAGGCTTCCTCGCAGCGGTCTTCGGAGGAACTCGGTCCCAGATTTCCGGCCCCACAGGCCCTATGTCCGTTGCGATGGCCGTAATCGTCACGGCCCACGCGGACAGCCTCGCCAAGGCGTTCACCATTGTCATCATGGCGGGGACCATTCAGATCCTGCTGGGCGTTCTGAGGATAGGGCGCTTCGTATCCTACACCCCGTACTCAGTCATTTCGGGGTTCATGTCCGGCATCGGGATAATCATCATCCTGATACAGATACTGCCGTTCTTGGGCGAGTCCGTCGCCACCGGCGGGCCGATGGGAACCCTGCGTGCCCTGCCGGATGCCGTAAACGACATAAACTACGGCGCTCTCGTGATTGCCGTCGCGACCCTCGTCGTGGGAATCATATGGCCGTCTCGTCTCCGCAAATTCCTGCCCCCGACCCTGGTCGCACTGGTCGCAGGTACCCTGCTGGGAGTCCTGTGGCTTAAGGGTACCCCTGTAATTGGCGACGTCCCGACCGGACTGCCGGCCTTCAGGCTTCCTGACTTCTCCATCGGCGTGCTGGCGAGTGCAGTGCAGCCCGCACTGACGATTGCCCTGCTCGGCTCGATTGACAGCCTGCTCACATCCCTCGTAGCCGACTCGATGACCCGCACTCGCCACAACCCGGACAAGGAGCTCGTGGGCCAGGGCATCGGAAACGTGGCCGCGGGATTCATCTGGGGGCTTCCAGGCGCAGGAGCTACGCTTGGTACGGTCGTCAACATTCGCGCCGGTGGGAGTACCCAGATATCGGGGGCTATACGTGCCATCATATTGCTGGCGTTGGTACTTGGGCTCGGGAAGTACGTCGAATCTATTCCACACGCGGCTCTGGCCGGCATTCTCATGAAGGTCGGCTGGGACATTTTCGATTGGCGTTTCCTGACCCGGATTCGCCATGTACAGAGAGAACACCTGCTGGTGATGTTCATCACCCTGTTCCTCACGGTGTTCCTGGACCTGATCACTGCCGTGGCTATCGGCCTGATTGCCGCAGGCCTGGCGAACGCGCGCCAGTTCGAGCGCCTCGAGTTGGACAGTGTGATCTCCGTGCCGATTCTCGACCAGACATTCTTCGGACTGGACGACTCGGACGATCTAGATCCCTTCTCGGCGCAGGTCGGACTGATTGCTCTCAGGGGCAGCTTCACAGTCGCCTCCTCGAACAAGCTGATAAATACGATCAGCGAGGACATACGAGAGCACGAGTTAGTGATTCTCGACTTCTCCGATTCCGTGTATGTCGACGATAGTGCGGCCCTGGTCGTGGAGCAGATGATCGACTCTGCAATAGCCCAGGATACCGAGTGCATTGTGGTGGGACTCTCCGGAGAGCCCTCGGAGACCATTCATGCCCTGAACGTCCTGCACAGTCTTCCCGAGAACCATGATGTCGCAACCCTGGACGAGGCGAGAGAGATTGCACGGGAGATCCTGAAGATCTAG
- a CDS encoding DNA helicase UvrD — MTYTADLHIHSSYAYATSKDLNFENLAHWAKLKGIDLLASADFTQPEWFEESRAKLTDTGDGLYEHDGVKFVLGTEVSCVARVNGRSRRTHILAFAPSLDTVGRINTALAETGAKLDGDGRPTLTIPPRDLLEILLGIDPRCFVIPAHIWTPWFGLFGSKSGFDSLDECFGDLTEHIIAVETGLSADPTMCWRVPELDNLSIVSFSDAHSLPKLARELTIFNGEPSYDSLVESLRSQDIAYTIEFFPEEGKYHLSGHRKCGVRYEPDEVATLGSACPVCGRAMTLGVMQRVEDLARWKAAAPEVEDGLVMSPDGRPPYRSMVSLQQVLSETLGVGVNTKRVRTAYMSLVETFGNEMEVLIDTPASDLEIALPSHGDRFAEGIERVRTGDIHIEPGFDGQFGVVRVWLDEAKSNKSRQPLLI; from the coding sequence ATGACCTACACAGCCGACCTGCACATACACTCTTCGTACGCATACGCAACGAGTAAAGACCTGAACTTCGAGAACCTCGCCCACTGGGCGAAACTCAAGGGAATCGACCTCCTGGCGTCAGCGGATTTCACACAGCCGGAATGGTTCGAGGAGTCGCGAGCCAAGCTGACTGACACCGGCGACGGTCTGTACGAGCACGATGGCGTGAAGTTTGTTCTGGGGACCGAGGTGAGCTGTGTTGCGCGTGTGAACGGTCGTAGCCGGCGGACTCACATCCTGGCATTCGCACCAAGCCTCGACACCGTGGGCAGGATCAATACGGCCCTCGCCGAAACAGGCGCCAAGCTCGACGGCGACGGCAGGCCCACACTGACGATACCCCCGAGGGACCTGCTGGAGATTCTGCTTGGCATCGATCCTCGCTGCTTCGTCATTCCTGCCCATATCTGGACTCCATGGTTCGGTCTGTTCGGGTCCAAGTCCGGATTCGACTCCCTCGACGAGTGCTTTGGTGACCTGACCGAGCACATCATCGCAGTGGAGACCGGCTTATCAGCCGACCCGACAATGTGCTGGCGTGTGCCGGAGCTGGACAACCTGTCCATCGTGTCGTTTTCGGATGCCCACTCGCTTCCCAAACTGGCACGCGAGTTGACGATATTCAATGGCGAGCCTAGCTACGACAGTCTGGTCGAGTCGCTGAGGTCGCAGGACATCGCCTATACGATCGAGTTCTTCCCCGAAGAGGGTAAGTACCACCTGTCAGGACATCGCAAGTGCGGCGTTCGCTACGAGCCAGACGAGGTGGCCACCCTTGGCAGCGCCTGCCCGGTGTGCGGGAGAGCCATGACCCTTGGTGTCATGCAACGCGTCGAGGACCTTGCCCGCTGGAAGGCGGCCGCCCCTGAAGTCGAGGACGGTCTTGTCATGTCGCCAGACGGCAGGCCGCCGTACAGGTCCATGGTATCGCTCCAGCAGGTGCTCTCGGAGACCCTTGGAGTCGGGGTAAACACGAAGCGCGTCCGCACAGCCTACATGAGCCTAGTGGAGACGTTCGGGAACGAGATGGAGGTGCTGATAGACACGCCCGCCTCTGACCTGGAAATCGCCCTACCCTCGCACGGCGACCGGTTCGCCGAAGGAATCGAGAGGGTGAGAACAGGCGACATCCACATCGAACCCGGCTTCGACGGGCAGTTCGGCGTTGTCAGAGTGTGGCTGGATGAGGCCAAATCAAACAAGTCCCGACAACCTCTGTTAATCTGA
- a CDS encoding Rieske 2Fe-2S domain-containing protein: MTLATEKLLRVGTVEEVRERGCRVVTGGGHTMAVFPWGDDFAAVDNRCPHMGFPLDRGTVSNGILTCHWHHARFDLSSGGTFDPFADDARSFPVSVVDGEVWVDPSPPETDPVPRWSRRLEDGMEHNIRLVIAKSVLGLNSADADYRVPLTIGAEFGTTYSDSGWGQAMSMMTCSANMLDHLNQDDRSLALYQGIRHVASECAGRPPRFLVDPLPTGETRPEVFKQWFRDFIEVRDDEGAERCLRTAIDLGISQREIADMIFAAATDRVYIDAGHVVDFCNKAFELLDHIGWEHASLVLTSLVHGMATARRSEELNSWRNPIDLVSMVQEARAALPDLWAEGKASRGQLKAGHVKRHDEESLVATILEDDPADTLDALKEAVRVGATAEQIGSAVAYAAFLRMARFHTSNEFGDWDTVHNTLTAANALHQALLRAPSVELLRAAFDTAISVYLDRFLNMPAQRLPEPNGVGSSEDIGQEILDTMNSQQQVEQSARLVTDYVAGLDDPDSVLSVLAHAMLREDSTFHHFQIVDAAIKQYELRRGTDSARHVLVGMSRFLAAHYPTPRSVNQTFNIAVRLNRGDEIFREE, encoded by the coding sequence ATGACTTTAGCTACTGAGAAGCTGCTGAGAGTCGGGACGGTGGAGGAAGTCCGGGAGCGCGGATGCAGAGTTGTTACCGGCGGCGGTCACACCATGGCGGTGTTTCCCTGGGGCGATGATTTCGCCGCCGTGGACAACCGCTGTCCGCACATGGGGTTCCCTCTGGACAGGGGCACGGTCAGCAACGGCATCCTGACCTGCCACTGGCACCACGCGAGATTCGATCTGTCCAGCGGCGGAACATTCGACCCGTTTGCCGACGATGCCCGCTCTTTCCCGGTGTCGGTCGTTGATGGTGAAGTATGGGTCGATCCTAGTCCGCCCGAGACCGATCCTGTCCCGCGATGGTCCCGCCGGCTCGAAGACGGCATGGAGCACAACATCCGGCTGGTGATAGCCAAGTCGGTGCTCGGGCTCAACTCCGCCGACGCTGACTATCGCGTACCGCTGACCATCGGCGCTGAGTTCGGCACGACGTACTCAGACAGCGGCTGGGGGCAGGCGATGAGCATGATGACCTGCTCCGCCAACATGCTCGATCACCTCAATCAGGACGACCGCTCACTGGCGCTCTACCAGGGGATCAGGCATGTGGCATCGGAGTGCGCAGGAAGACCTCCAAGGTTCCTGGTCGATCCTCTACCGACAGGTGAGACAAGGCCGGAAGTGTTCAAGCAGTGGTTCCGCGACTTCATCGAAGTCCGGGACGACGAGGGCGCGGAACGCTGCCTCAGAACGGCAATCGACCTCGGCATCTCGCAGCGAGAGATTGCAGACATGATCTTCGCCGCAGCAACCGACAGGGTCTACATAGACGCAGGGCACGTGGTCGACTTTTGCAACAAGGCGTTCGAGCTTCTCGATCACATCGGCTGGGAGCACGCCAGCCTGGTGCTGACAAGCCTCGTCCACGGCATGGCGACCGCTCGCAGGAGCGAGGAGCTCAACTCGTGGCGCAACCCCATCGATCTTGTATCGATGGTCCAGGAGGCGAGAGCGGCGCTGCCCGACCTGTGGGCCGAGGGCAAGGCAAGTCGTGGCCAGCTTAAAGCTGGGCACGTAAAGAGGCACGATGAGGAGTCACTCGTTGCAACCATTCTGGAAGATGATCCGGCTGACACGCTCGATGCATTAAAGGAGGCCGTGAGGGTCGGCGCCACTGCCGAGCAGATCGGCAGCGCGGTCGCGTACGCGGCGTTCCTCAGGATGGCGCGCTTCCACACGTCGAACGAGTTTGGCGACTGGGACACCGTTCACAATACCCTGACAGCGGCGAATGCACTGCATCAGGCGTTGCTCCGGGCGCCGTCCGTAGAACTGCTCCGCGCAGCGTTCGACACGGCCATCAGCGTCTATCTCGACAGGTTCCTGAACATGCCAGCGCAGCGATTGCCGGAACCCAACGGGGTGGGATCCTCGGAAGACATCGGACAGGAAATTCTGGACACCATGAACTCGCAGCAGCAGGTCGAGCAGTCGGCGAGGCTGGTGACGGACTACGTCGCCGGTTTGGACGACCCGGACAGCGTTCTATCCGTCCTTGCACACGCAATGCTCCGAGAGGACTCGACCTTCCACCACTTCCAGATCGTCGACGCCGCTATCAAGCAGTATGAGCTTCGCAGGGGCACCGATTCGGCACGGCACGTGCTGGTGGGCATGTCCAGGTTCCTTGCGGCCCACTACCCGACGCCGAGGTCGGTCAACCAGACTTTCAATATCGCAGTCCGCCTGAACCGCGGCGACGAGATATTCCGGGAGGAGTAG
- a CDS encoding SMP-30/gluconolactonase/LRE family protein, whose protein sequence is MPDRLAEIVESSEPEKLATGFQFTEGPVWHPDGYLLFVDIRTSRIYRLEPGGEPELFREDSGESNGMTFDSQGRLVVCEMINRRVTRREDDGSYTVLADSWNGQRLNRPNDVVGNSDGSLYFTNPGRERLEPSQVDMQYNSVHRIRPDGTVDMTVPGFGYPNGLAFSPDESVLYVANTRPGQYILAFDLDDSGDVRGIRHFADMPSETATNGVPDGMKVDVECRVYCTGPDGCWVFDPSGELIGIIRLPEYPANCGWGGSDNRTMFFTANTSVYSLRMTTPGTAIPRA, encoded by the coding sequence ATGCCGGACCGACTCGCTGAAATCGTTGAATCATCTGAGCCCGAAAAGCTGGCCACCGGTTTCCAGTTTACGGAGGGGCCTGTGTGGCACCCGGACGGCTACCTACTGTTCGTGGACATCCGCACGAGCCGCATATACAGGCTGGAACCAGGAGGAGAGCCGGAGCTGTTCCGTGAGGACAGCGGCGAATCCAATGGCATGACGTTCGACTCGCAGGGCAGGCTCGTGGTCTGCGAGATGATCAACCGGAGGGTCACGCGGCGGGAGGATGACGGCTCCTACACCGTTCTCGCGGACTCCTGGAACGGTCAGAGGCTGAACCGCCCGAACGACGTCGTGGGCAATTCGGACGGCAGCTTGTACTTCACCAACCCGGGCAGGGAGCGTCTTGAGCCATCGCAGGTCGATATGCAGTACAACAGCGTCCACAGGATCAGGCCGGACGGCACGGTGGACATGACTGTACCCGGCTTCGGATATCCAAACGGACTCGCATTCTCGCCCGACGAAAGCGTGCTGTACGTCGCGAATACTCGGCCAGGTCAGTACATCCTCGCGTTCGACCTGGATGACAGCGGAGACGTGCGAGGCATCAGACACTTCGCGGATATGCCGTCTGAGACCGCGACCAACGGCGTACCCGACGGCATGAAGGTGGACGTGGAATGCAGGGTCTACTGCACCGGCCCGGACGGCTGCTGGGTGTTTGACCCAAGCGGGGAGCTAATTGGCATCATCAGGCTGCCCGAGTACCCGGCAAACTGCGGATGGGGCGGGTCTGACAACAGGACGATGTTCTTCACGGCTAACACCTCCGTGTACAGTCTCAGAATGACCACGCCGGGAACGGCGATTCCGAGAGCCTGA
- a CDS encoding immune inhibitor A: MRRTRIRPVMWAAASAVALITAALAMAGCGNTGSTEPALPEPTVASDIQTVRAEATPVPEPQVPPTVSSAKVTPKAVESSVTQSLTTPSNPVIPVKVAPVLPDRVVLNEVDLPDRDLAELAVRLRGAKSSVSEAGSTPPMSVGDQRDFTITNLEDGSPRLITATLQVVSDNAYWFVEDGVTLARDDLAQAASVYEHQVRPAVVGTLGDIASPGLDGDPRLFIIHAVLDGAAGYFGSKDSFPSEVHPHSNESEIIYLDSRAAQHGVDTHLAIIAHELQHAAHFDKDVGEESWVNEGLSEVATQLAGYSVQSPRAFMRRPDTQLNYWPDSPRSTYPHYGAAALFFTYVGQRVGGVENLVELVNEPLDGIAGVRSFLSEHDLTWHQVFADWVVANYLDAEDERYGYLDRRVGIGPVRRLAAGDGRPDSLPQYSARYFRVDTDAESGTITFHGDTEVRQVGTDCPQGPTCWWSGRGDGIDTKLTREFDLTGLDRATLEYQVWHEIEEGWDYGYVQVSDDGGETWYILEGAHTTNDNPSGNGYGSGYTGESREWKRESIDLTEFTGGPVLVRFEYVTDDAVYLDGMLIDGVSIAELGSASADSEWQAEGFSMAGHKLAQDFIVQVVTSTPDGEYTVSQMPLDASNSGWMSLTTPGDGGEIVIVVSPVTAGTRHEAGYVLDFEENQG, from the coding sequence ATGAGACGTACACGAATTCGACCTGTCATGTGGGCTGCCGCCAGCGCAGTCGCACTCATCACAGCCGCCTTGGCAATGGCCGGCTGCGGAAATACCGGCAGCACCGAGCCCGCGCTGCCGGAGCCAACAGTAGCTTCGGACATTCAGACAGTCAGGGCAGAAGCGACGCCAGTACCCGAGCCGCAAGTCCCGCCTACGGTGTCTTCAGCCAAGGTCACGCCAAAGGCCGTTGAGTCCTCTGTCACTCAGAGTTTGACAACCCCTTCGAACCCCGTGATCCCTGTGAAGGTGGCGCCCGTGCTGCCTGATCGAGTCGTGCTGAACGAGGTTGACCTGCCGGACCGGGACCTCGCCGAGCTCGCAGTCCGGTTGCGGGGAGCTAAATCCAGCGTTTCGGAGGCAGGATCAACCCCTCCCATGTCAGTGGGTGACCAGCGAGACTTCACGATTACAAACCTCGAAGACGGCTCCCCGCGACTCATCACCGCGACGCTGCAGGTGGTCAGCGATAACGCCTACTGGTTCGTTGAGGATGGCGTAACATTGGCTCGGGACGACCTGGCCCAGGCCGCAAGCGTCTACGAGCATCAGGTAAGGCCCGCAGTAGTAGGGACCCTGGGAGACATCGCCAGTCCCGGCCTCGACGGAGATCCGCGCCTGTTCATCATCCATGCTGTTCTGGACGGAGCAGCCGGGTACTTCGGGTCGAAGGACTCGTTCCCGTCCGAGGTACACCCTCATAGCAACGAGAGCGAGATCATCTACCTGGACAGCCGTGCCGCACAGCATGGAGTCGACACCCATCTGGCCATCATCGCCCACGAGCTTCAACATGCCGCCCACTTCGACAAGGACGTCGGAGAGGAGTCCTGGGTCAACGAGGGACTGTCTGAAGTCGCGACCCAGTTGGCCGGGTACAGTGTGCAGTCGCCGCGTGCGTTCATGCGTCGTCCGGATACACAGCTCAACTACTGGCCAGACTCTCCGCGTTCCACATACCCTCACTACGGGGCAGCCGCGCTGTTCTTCACCTACGTTGGGCAGAGGGTCGGAGGGGTCGAAAACCTTGTTGAACTGGTGAATGAGCCCCTCGACGGGATTGCCGGGGTCAGATCGTTCCTGAGTGAACACGACCTCACCTGGCACCAGGTGTTTGCCGACTGGGTCGTCGCCAACTACCTGGACGCCGAAGACGAGCGCTATGGCTACCTCGATCGGAGAGTAGGCATAGGCCCAGTCCGGCGACTAGCCGCAGGTGATGGCAGGCCCGACAGCCTGCCCCAGTACTCGGCGAGATACTTCCGCGTGGATACCGATGCCGAGTCCGGGACAATCACCTTCCACGGTGACACCGAGGTCCGCCAGGTTGGGACCGACTGCCCACAGGGACCCACCTGCTGGTGGAGCGGGCGCGGCGACGGCATCGACACCAAGCTGACGCGCGAGTTCGACCTCACAGGCCTCGACAGGGCGACACTCGAGTACCAGGTCTGGCACGAGATCGAAGAGGGCTGGGACTACGGATACGTCCAGGTATCGGACGACGGCGGAGAGACCTGGTACATCCTTGAGGGCGCGCACACTACCAACGACAACCCCAGCGGCAACGGTTACGGTTCTGGATACACCGGGGAGAGCCGCGAGTGGAAGCGGGAGTCGATAGATCTCACCGAGTTCACCGGTGGCCCTGTGCTCGTGAGGTTCGAGTACGTCACAGACGACGCTGTCTACCTCGACGGGATGTTGATAGACGGTGTATCCATCGCTGAACTCGGCTCTGCAAGCGCCGATTCCGAATGGCAGGCCGAAGGATTCAGCATGGCCGGCCACAAGCTCGCTCAGGACTTCATCGTCCAGGTGGTTACTTCCACGCCTGACGGCGAATATACCGTTTCACAGATGCCTCTGGACGCCAGCAACTCCGGCTGGATGAGTCTGACAACCCCGGGCGACGGCGGCGAGATCGTGATTGTCGTGTCGCCGGTAACAGCAGGAACCCGTCACGAGGCTGGCTACGTGCTGGATTTCGAGGAGAACCAGGGCTGA